Proteins co-encoded in one Melospiza melodia melodia isolate bMelMel2 chromosome 8, bMelMel2.pri, whole genome shotgun sequence genomic window:
- the CCDC14 gene encoding coiled-coil domain-containing protein 14 has protein sequence MAAPGAARPRKALSSGRLSGATKLTNGRNQFGLKKGCHSGVKFCSTESASQADAIHHGLDHCAALLKTILQKEATGREAVHKQSGKTTTFKCTSKPLLTKGNTSKKKGLKRINTPSPVQKEIVPISNRKVASSTTPAEKEFSSAAQTQMVQSNHVPCSDHSPGAYQKLYEHVQTQMSLITGQPPQKSDEIPTVAPSPTSNQGCQNVTALNYHLPTSTSTLSLQHSANSLSTQSGVPVDSANECVPEMGGPVVCPVVSPAAAAQTQSGTAVPGVIPCTAPGALTPSVPALVPTPCAREVAPGQEQQVKEADLMRCIQALLQSHEVLNGRTEQRGHHHCPAKHDGSCDTEEDTPEEHSEDLVSEEDELDVLDVSPVKDTSCKTSCVKKGVKSRKESPEETAHKVRTVKYLLGELRALVTDQGDSEVLRLMSEVEDSVSLLPAVVGSRTLQAEIALALQPLRSENAQLRRRLRILNQQLREQESSEKTSGQSCSYELVSLQSLNMMLQSQLKESQKGLDSLQTKNEELLKIIESQKEENKHLAKGIQDKEEELLENKQHYDIHSTKLKIEVEEALGTVKSLQFKLEAAEKENKILGITLRQRDAEVKRLRELTRTLQGSMAKLLSDLTGDSVRPKPEKFLSKSRLEDHEKQMQPELFPGSTSVMTYLKTLEMDHILIDPDLQFPNKIGEVEMKSLSYDKFAAEGSKINSTFTEEQTSAPRGPPAPWKQDAETGSDSGTLLDDQTKLDETIYIPLTSSASKKQQPVSGRSGVPPQSRGACQRLDYHCELAGSVQQYGCEDPTLVDKLNAGYSVKKTVENTPEVTGGKAKPEGDQVLRPRGIPGGAAKDVMDKAEQPQPGPYPCAPMPFPTGVSQKTGSEAADFSCISFDDFSGRSDWSASSFSTFTSRDEEDFKNSLAALDANIARLQRTLQSNMRKQ, from the exons GCTCTGTCTTCTGGAAGGCTGTCAGGAGCAACTAAACTAACAAATGGAAGAAATCA GTTTGGCTTAAAGAAAGGATGCCATTCTGGTGTAAAATTCTGTTCCACTGAATCTGCCAGTCAG GCTGATGCTATTCATCATGGACTTGACCATTGTGCAGCTTTACTGAAGACCATCTTACAAAAGGAAGCTACAG GAAGGGAGGCTGTCCATAAACAATCTGGGAAAACAACTACCTTTAAATGTACTTCCAAGCCCTTGCTAACCAAAGGAAATACTTCCAAGAAGAAAGGGTTAAAAAGAATCAATACTCCTTCCCCTGTCCAAAAAGAAATTG TGCCAATATCAAATAGAAAAGTTGCCTCATCTACCACACCTGCTGAGAAGGAGTTTTCCAGTGCAGCACAGACTCAGATGGTTCAATCAAATCATGTGCCTTGCAGTGACCACTCTCCTGGGGCATATCAGAAACTGTATGAGCATGTGCAAACTCAGATGTCTCTGATAACTGGCCAACCCCCACAGAAAAGCGATGAAATTCCTACTGTAGCTCCTTCTCCTACCTCAAACCAGG GATGTCAAAATGTTACAGCTTTGAATTATCATTTACCTACCTCTACATCAACACTATCCCTGCAGCATTCAGCTAATTCCTTATCCACTCAGTCA GGAGTTCCTGTAGACAGTGCCAATGAATGTGTGCCAGAGATGGGAGGACCTGTGGTTTGCCCAGTggtttctcctgctgctgctgcacaaacaCAGTCTGGAACTGCTGTTCCTGGTGTGATCCCCTgtacagcaccaggagcattaACCCCTTCAGTGCCTGCATTGGTGCCAACACCTTGTGCCAGAGAGGtggccccaggccaggagcagcaggtaaAAGAAGCAGATTTGATGAGGTGCATACAGGCCCTGTTACAATCCCATGAGGTGCTGAACGGCAGGACTGAGCAGAGGGGCCATCATCACTGTCCAGCAAAGCATGATGGCTCATGTGACACAGAGGAGGATACTCCTGAGGAGCACAGTGAGGACCTGGTCAGTGAAGAAGATGAATTGGATGTACTTGATGTGTCCCCAGTGAAAGATACCAGCTGCAAGACAAGTTGTGTGAAGAAAGGTGTAAAATCTAGAAAAGAAAGTCCAGAAGAAACAGCCCATAAAGTTAGGACTGTAAAGTAtcttctgggtgagctcagagcacTGGTAACAGATCAAG GTGACTCAGAAGTGCTGAGGTTGATGAGTGAAGTGGAGGACTCTgtctccctgctcccagctgtggTGGGAAGCAGGACTCTCCAGGCTGAAatagctctggctctgcagcccctgcgcAGTGAGAACGCGCAGCTGCGCAG GAGACTAAGAATATTAAACCAGCAACTTAGAGAACAAGAAAGCAGTGAGAAGACatctggacagagctgcagctatGAAT TGGTTTCTTTGCAGTCCTTGAATATGATGCTCCAGAGTCAATTGAAAGAATCACAGAAAGGCCTTGATTCACTGCAGACTAAAAATGAAGAACTACTGAAAATAATAGAAAgtcagaaagaagaaaataaacatcttGCAAAAGGTATTCAAGATAAAGAAGAAGAATTGCTAGAAAACAAACAGCATTATGACATTCATTCCACCAAGCTCAAGATTG AAGTGGAAGAGGCATTAGGAACTGTGAAGAGCCTTCAGTTTAAGCTGGAAGctgcagagaaagaaaataagattTTGGGTATAACGTTACGTCAGCGTGATGCAGAAGTTAAGAGACTGAGGGAATTAACCAG AACCTTGCAGGGCAGCATGGCCAAGCTTCTGTCTGACCTCACAGGGGACAGTGTTAGACCCAAACCTGAGAAATTTCTCTCAAAGTCTCGTTTGGAAGACCATGAAAAGCAGATGCAACCTGAGCTGTTTCCTGGGAGTACTTCAGTAATGACTTACCTTAAAACATTAGAAATGGATCATATTTTGATAGATCCGGACCTTCAGTTCCCAAATAAAATTGGAGAAGTAGAAATGAAAAGTCTGTCCTATGACAAGTTTGCTGCTGAAGGAAGTAAAATTAACAGTACATTCACAGAAGAACAAACATCAGCTCCCAGAGGACCACCAGCTCCATGGAAGCAAGATGCAGAAACAGGGAGTGATTCTGGAACTTTACTAGATGACCAGACCAAGCTGGATGAGACAATTTATATTCCACTGACCAGCAGTGCCTCTAAAAAACAGCAGCCAGTCTCTGGAAGAAGTGGTGTGCcaccccagagcagaggggcttgTCAGAGGCTGGATTACCACTGTGAGCTCGCAGGCTCTGTGCAGCAGTATGGATGTGAGGATCCAACTCTGGTGGATAAATTAAATGCTGGGTACAGTGTGAAAAAGACTGTGGAAAACACTCCTGAAGTTACAGGGGGTAAAGCAAAGCCAGAAGGAGACCAAGTCCTGAGACCAAGAGGCATTCCAGGTGGGGCTGCAAAAGATGTCATGGATAAAGCAGAGCAGCCTCAGCCTGGTCCATACCCTTGTGCACCAATGCCATTTCCAACAGGGGTTTCTCAGAAAacaggcagtgaagcagctgatTTTAGCTGCATTTCATTTGATGATTTCTCCGGGAGGTCTGACTGGAGTGCATCTTCTTTCTCAACATTTACTTCTCGAGATGAAGAGGACTTTAAAAATAGCTTAGCAGCCTTGGATGCCAACATAGCTAGGTTACAAAGGACTCTGCAAAGTAACATGAGGAAACAATGA